The Arachis duranensis cultivar V14167 chromosome 2, aradu.V14167.gnm2.J7QH, whole genome shotgun sequence genome has a window encoding:
- the LOC107473624 gene encoding LOB domain-containing protein 16-like: MASSSSGSPCGACKFLRRKCASDCVFAPYFSWEEGAARFAAIHKVFGASNVSKMLMQIPSHERCEAVLTIAYEAQARIRDPVYGCVSHIFALQQQVACLQAQLMQVKAELAHQNMQNNHHQWNNNNIGVGQTLLFNNYSNNNQFCPTNNDINYMPSPQSCSLDESIDQSSIISDGIMSMLSTVEDFSFQACSKRRSSSYNDTDLGELQELALRMMRNYN, from the exons ATGGCTTCTAGTAGCTCCGGGTCGCCGTGCGGGGCATGCAAGTTCCTAAGGCGAAAGTGCGCGTCGGATTGCGTATTCGCGCCATACTTCAGCTGGGAAGAAGGGGCGGCAAGATTTGCAGCGATCCACAAAGTGTTTGGTGCAAGCAATGTTTCAAAGATGCTAATGCAGATTCCAAGTCATGAAAGGTGTGAGGCTGTGCTCACAATTGCTTATGAGGCTCAAGCTCGTATTAGAGACCCTGTCTATGGTTGTGTCTCTCATATTTTTGCCTTACAACAACAG GTAGCATGCTTGCAAGCACAACTAATGCAAGTGAAGGCAGAGCTAGCTCATCAAAACATGCAGAATAATCATCATCAGtggaacaataataatattggaGTAGGACAAAcattattattcaataattatagtaataataatcaattttgtCCCACTAATAATGATATTAATTACATGCCATCACCCCAAAGTTGTTCACTTGATGAGTCAATTGATCAAAGTAGCATTATTAGTGATGGAATAATGAGCATGCTGAGCACTGTGGAGGATTTCTCATTCCAAGCTTGTTCCAAGAGAAGATCATCATCTTATAATGACACTGATTTGGGTGAGCTGCAAGAATTGGCACTTAGGATGATGAGGAATTATAACTAG